A genomic segment from Glycine soja cultivar W05 chromosome 20, ASM419377v2, whole genome shotgun sequence encodes:
- the LOC114401559 gene encoding uncharacterized protein LOC114401559 → MDARGEGSSTSYYNVLGVSSDSNVDEIRRAYRKLAMQWHPDKCTRSPSLLGEAKRKFQQIQEAYSVLSDSKKRTMYDAGLYDPQEEEDEGFSDFVEEMLSHMAQVRREGKHYGLEELQGMLMEMAKGFECPSMYCGVNSVIDESPCVKRTRFDTNMMENKGSHFQVPDLNLYCS, encoded by the exons ATGGATGCTCGTGGAGAAGGGTCTTCTACTTCTTACTACAACGTTCTTGGTGTTAGCTCAGATTCTAACGTGGATGAGATTAGACGTGCTTATAGGAAGCTGGCTATGCAATGGCATCCTGATAAGTGCACAAGGTCGCCTTCTTTGCTGGGTGAAGCTAAGCGCAAATTCCAGCAAATTCAAGAAGCCTATTCag TGTTGTCTGATAGTAAGAAAAGAACTATGTATGATGCGGGCTTGTATGATCCTCAAGAGGAAGAGGATGAG GGCTTTTCTGATTTTGTGGAAGAAATGTTGTCCCATATGGCTCAAGTGAGGCGAGAG GGAAAGCATTACGGTTTGGAAGAGTTGCAGGGCATGTTAATGGAAATGGCTAAAGGATTCGAGTGTCCTTCAATGTATTGTGGGGTGAACTCTGTGATTGATGAGTCTCCATGCGTAAAGAGAACGCGTTTTGACACAAACATGATGGAGAATAAGGGGTCACATTTCCAAGTACCTGATCTTAACCTCTATTGCAGTTAA